One Xyrauchen texanus isolate HMW12.3.18 chromosome 2, RBS_HiC_50CHRs, whole genome shotgun sequence genomic window carries:
- the LOC127663462 gene encoding oxysterols receptor LXR-alpha-like isoform X1 — translation MFTLSTTDITDVGHGDTLCCVSEEGSSAGTAEVKQENQSTVSPYSTSQNEVNDMPLMEPNNIKMYSLEDTHAPEGQPMKRKKGPAPKMMGNEVCSVCGDKASGFHYNVLSCEGCKGFFRRSVIKGAQYSCKNFGRCEMDMYMRRKCQQCRLRKCREAGMLEQCVLSEEQIRLKKMKKQEEETARTSAVATPSPAPDMPPLAPEQQEMIEKLVAMQKQCNKRSFLDRPKVTPWPRSQDPLNREVRQQRFAHFTELAIMSVQEIVDFAKQLPGFLELTREDQIALLKTSTIEIMLLETSRRYNPAIDSITFLKDFSYNKEDFAKAGLQFEFINPIFEFSKGMNDLHLDEAEYALLIAINIFSADRPNVQDHDLVERLQQPYVDALHSYIRIKRPNDHLMFPRMLMKLVSLRTLSSVHSEQVFALRLQDKKLPPLLSEIWDVHE, via the exons ATGTTCACCCTTTCTACGACTGATATCACTGATGTTGGTCATG ggGACACTCTGTGCTGTGTCAGTGAAGAGGGTTCTTCAGCAGGGACGGCAGAAGTGAAACAGGAGAATCAGTCTACTGTCAGTCCATACAGCACTTCACAAAATGAGGTGAACGACATGCCTCtcatggagcccaacaacatcaAGATGTACTCCTTAGAGGATACACATGCACCAG AGGGTCAGCCTATGAAGAGGAAGAAGGGCCCTGCTCCCAAGATGATGGGGAATGAGGTGTGTAGTGTATGTGGAGACAAGGCATCTGGGTTTCATTACAATGTGCTGAGCTGTGAGGGGTGTAAAGGTTTCTTCAGACGAAGCGTAATCAAAGGAGCTCAGTACTCCTGCAAGAACTTTGGCCGTTGTGAGATGGACATGTACATGCGCCGCAAGTGTCAGCAGTGTCGTCTAAGGAAATGCAGGGAGGCAGGTATGCTGGAACAGT GTGTGCTGTCAGAAGAGCAGATCCGACTGAAGAAGATGAAAAAGCAGGAGGAAGAGACTGCACGCACATCTGCAGTGGCAACACCAAGCCCTGCACCAGATATGCCCCCTTTGGCTCCTGAACAACAGGAAATGATAGAAAAACTGGTGGCCATGCAGAAACAGTGCAACAAACGCTCTTTTCTTGACCGCCCCAAAGTCACT CCATGGCCACGTAGTCAGGATCCACTTAACAGAGAGGTTCGACAGCAACGGTTTGCTCATTTCACTGAGCTGGCCATCATGTCTGTGCAAGAGATTGTAGACTTTGCTAAACAGCTGCCTGGCTTCCTGGAGCTCACTCGAGAGGACCAAATCGCCCTACTGAAGACCTCAACTATAGAG ATTATGCTTCTAGAGACTTCTAGACGTTATAATCCAGCAATAGACAGCATAACCTTCCTCAAAGACTTCAGTTACAATAAGGAGGATTTTGCCAAAGCAG GGTTGCAGTTTGAGTTCATCAACCCCATCTTTGAGTTCTCTAAGGGCATGAATGACCTTCACCTGGATGAGGCAGAGTATGCTTTGCTCATTGCCATCAACATTTTCTCAGCAG ACCGACCCAACGTGCAGGATCATGATTTAGTGGAAAGACTACAGCAGCCATATGTGGATGCCCTTCACTCGTACATCAGAATAAAACGACCCAAC GATCATCTGATGTTTCCTCGAATGCTGATGAAGCTGGTTAGCCTACGCACACTGAGCAGTGTCCACTCAGAGCAGGTCTTTGCTCTTCGCCTCCAAGACAAGAAACTCCCGCCACTGCTCTCTGAAATTTGGGATGTCCATGAGTGA
- the LOC127663462 gene encoding oxysterols receptor LXR-alpha-like isoform X3: protein MPLMEPNNIKMYSLEDTHAPEGQPMKRKKGPAPKMMGNEVCSVCGDKASGFHYNVLSCEGCKGFFRRSVIKGAQYSCKNFGRCEMDMYMRRKCQQCRLRKCREAGMLEQCVLSEEQIRLKKMKKQEEETARTSAVATPSPAPDMPPLAPEQQEMIEKLVAMQKQCNKRSFLDRPKVTPWPRSQDPLNREVRQQRFAHFTELAIMSVQEIVDFAKQLPGFLELTREDQIALLKTSTIEIMLLETSRRYNPAIDSITFLKDFSYNKEDFAKAGLQFEFINPIFEFSKGMNDLHLDEAEYALLIAINIFSADRPNVQDHDLVERLQQPYVDALHSYIRIKRPNDHLMFPRMLMKLVSLRTLSSVHSEQVFALRLQDKKLPPLLSEIWDVHE from the exons ATGCCTCtcatggagcccaacaacatcaAGATGTACTCCTTAGAGGATACACATGCACCAG AGGGTCAGCCTATGAAGAGGAAGAAGGGCCCTGCTCCCAAGATGATGGGGAATGAGGTGTGTAGTGTATGTGGAGACAAGGCATCTGGGTTTCATTACAATGTGCTGAGCTGTGAGGGGTGTAAAGGTTTCTTCAGACGAAGCGTAATCAAAGGAGCTCAGTACTCCTGCAAGAACTTTGGCCGTTGTGAGATGGACATGTACATGCGCCGCAAGTGTCAGCAGTGTCGTCTAAGGAAATGCAGGGAGGCAGGTATGCTGGAACAGT GTGTGCTGTCAGAAGAGCAGATCCGACTGAAGAAGATGAAAAAGCAGGAGGAAGAGACTGCACGCACATCTGCAGTGGCAACACCAAGCCCTGCACCAGATATGCCCCCTTTGGCTCCTGAACAACAGGAAATGATAGAAAAACTGGTGGCCATGCAGAAACAGTGCAACAAACGCTCTTTTCTTGACCGCCCCAAAGTCACT CCATGGCCACGTAGTCAGGATCCACTTAACAGAGAGGTTCGACAGCAACGGTTTGCTCATTTCACTGAGCTGGCCATCATGTCTGTGCAAGAGATTGTAGACTTTGCTAAACAGCTGCCTGGCTTCCTGGAGCTCACTCGAGAGGACCAAATCGCCCTACTGAAGACCTCAACTATAGAG ATTATGCTTCTAGAGACTTCTAGACGTTATAATCCAGCAATAGACAGCATAACCTTCCTCAAAGACTTCAGTTACAATAAGGAGGATTTTGCCAAAGCAG GGTTGCAGTTTGAGTTCATCAACCCCATCTTTGAGTTCTCTAAGGGCATGAATGACCTTCACCTGGATGAGGCAGAGTATGCTTTGCTCATTGCCATCAACATTTTCTCAGCAG ACCGACCCAACGTGCAGGATCATGATTTAGTGGAAAGACTACAGCAGCCATATGTGGATGCCCTTCACTCGTACATCAGAATAAAACGACCCAAC GATCATCTGATGTTTCCTCGAATGCTGATGAAGCTGGTTAGCCTACGCACACTGAGCAGTGTCCACTCAGAGCAGGTCTTTGCTCTTCGCCTCCAAGACAAGAAACTCCCGCCACTGCTCTCTGAAATTTGGGATGTCCATGAGTGA
- the LOC127663498 gene encoding ceroid-lipofuscinosis neuronal protein 6 homolog has protein sequence MRRRPQSEALTASYLRRTGSEKTVSAAAQSQFHTDLWLCFTVQNWILDFGRPIAMIVLPLEWFPLNKPSAGDYFHMAYNVITPFLLLKLIERSPTALPRSAVYLSIITFVMGASIHLVGDSINHRLILSGYQLHLSVRENPIIKDLKPTSLIDSFELLYYYDEHLGHCMWYVPFFLILFLYFTGCFTQGKDEKMPLSGWLLLGPSTVYYWYLITEGQIFVLYIFTFFAMVATVMRQRRMGFTLDSNGRFLFYNFVITLGLVLIWVAYLWNDKVLRKKYPGIIYVPEPWSFYTLHIKGS, from the exons ATGCGGAGACGACCACAGTCTGAAGCTTTAACTGCGTCATATCTCAG GAGGACTGGAAGCGAGAAAACCGTTTCTGCAGCAGCACAGTCACAATTTCACACAGATCTCTGGCTCTGTTTCACTGTGCAGAACTGGATACTGGACTTTGGGAGGCCAATTGCTATG ATCGTCCTGCCTCTGGAATGGTTTCCTCTGAATAAGCCCAGTGCTGGAGACTATTTTCACATGGCGTATAATGTCATTACGCCATTCTTATTACTGAAG CTGATCGAGAGGAGTCCCACAGCCCTGCCTCGCTCAGCTGTTTACCTCAGCATCATCACTTTTGTCATGGGAGCCAGCATACACCTGGTGGGAGACTCAATTAATCATCGTCTCATCCTCAGTGGATACCAGCTTCACCTTTCTGTCAGAGAGAATCCCATTATCAAGGATCTAAAGCCTACCTCACTG ATTGATTCCTTTGAGCTTCTGTATTACTATGATGAGCACTTAGGGCATTGCATGTG GTATGTCCCATTCTTCCTCATCCTCTTCCTGTATTTCACTGGCTGCTTTACACAAGGTAAAGATGAGAAGATGCCTCTCTCAGGTTGGCTGCTTCTTGGTCCCAGCACAGTCTATTATTG GTATCTGATTACTGAGGGGCAGATCTTCGTCCTGTATATCTTCACCTTTTTTGCCATGGTTGCCACTGTGATGCGTCAGAGGCGGATGGGGTTCACGTTAGACAGCAATGGACGTTTCCTCTTCTATAACTTCGTCATTACTCTCGGATTAGTGCTGATTTGGGTCGCATATCTGTGGAATGACAAAGTTTTGCGCAAAAAGTATCCCGGGATCATCTATGTTCCTGAGCCTTGGTCCTTTTACACCTTACATATCAAAGGCAGTTAA
- the LOC127663462 gene encoding oxysterols receptor LXR-alpha-like isoform X2, whose protein sequence is MFTLSTTDITDVGHGDTLCCVSEEGSSAGTAEVKQENQSTVSPYSTSQNEVNDMPLMEPNNIKMYSLEDTHAPEGQPMKRKKGPAPKMMGNEVCSVCGDKASGFHYNVLSCEGCKGFFRRSVIKGAQYSCKNFGRCEMDMYMRRKCQQCRLRKCREAGVLSEEQIRLKKMKKQEEETARTSAVATPSPAPDMPPLAPEQQEMIEKLVAMQKQCNKRSFLDRPKVTPWPRSQDPLNREVRQQRFAHFTELAIMSVQEIVDFAKQLPGFLELTREDQIALLKTSTIEIMLLETSRRYNPAIDSITFLKDFSYNKEDFAKAGLQFEFINPIFEFSKGMNDLHLDEAEYALLIAINIFSADRPNVQDHDLVERLQQPYVDALHSYIRIKRPNDHLMFPRMLMKLVSLRTLSSVHSEQVFALRLQDKKLPPLLSEIWDVHE, encoded by the exons ATGTTCACCCTTTCTACGACTGATATCACTGATGTTGGTCATG ggGACACTCTGTGCTGTGTCAGTGAAGAGGGTTCTTCAGCAGGGACGGCAGAAGTGAAACAGGAGAATCAGTCTACTGTCAGTCCATACAGCACTTCACAAAATGAGGTGAACGACATGCCTCtcatggagcccaacaacatcaAGATGTACTCCTTAGAGGATACACATGCACCAG AGGGTCAGCCTATGAAGAGGAAGAAGGGCCCTGCTCCCAAGATGATGGGGAATGAGGTGTGTAGTGTATGTGGAGACAAGGCATCTGGGTTTCATTACAATGTGCTGAGCTGTGAGGGGTGTAAAGGTTTCTTCAGACGAAGCGTAATCAAAGGAGCTCAGTACTCCTGCAAGAACTTTGGCCGTTGTGAGATGGACATGTACATGCGCCGCAAGTGTCAGCAGTGTCGTCTAAGGAAATGCAGGGAGGCAG GTGTGCTGTCAGAAGAGCAGATCCGACTGAAGAAGATGAAAAAGCAGGAGGAAGAGACTGCACGCACATCTGCAGTGGCAACACCAAGCCCTGCACCAGATATGCCCCCTTTGGCTCCTGAACAACAGGAAATGATAGAAAAACTGGTGGCCATGCAGAAACAGTGCAACAAACGCTCTTTTCTTGACCGCCCCAAAGTCACT CCATGGCCACGTAGTCAGGATCCACTTAACAGAGAGGTTCGACAGCAACGGTTTGCTCATTTCACTGAGCTGGCCATCATGTCTGTGCAAGAGATTGTAGACTTTGCTAAACAGCTGCCTGGCTTCCTGGAGCTCACTCGAGAGGACCAAATCGCCCTACTGAAGACCTCAACTATAGAG ATTATGCTTCTAGAGACTTCTAGACGTTATAATCCAGCAATAGACAGCATAACCTTCCTCAAAGACTTCAGTTACAATAAGGAGGATTTTGCCAAAGCAG GGTTGCAGTTTGAGTTCATCAACCCCATCTTTGAGTTCTCTAAGGGCATGAATGACCTTCACCTGGATGAGGCAGAGTATGCTTTGCTCATTGCCATCAACATTTTCTCAGCAG ACCGACCCAACGTGCAGGATCATGATTTAGTGGAAAGACTACAGCAGCCATATGTGGATGCCCTTCACTCGTACATCAGAATAAAACGACCCAAC GATCATCTGATGTTTCCTCGAATGCTGATGAAGCTGGTTAGCCTACGCACACTGAGCAGTGTCCACTCAGAGCAGGTCTTTGCTCTTCGCCTCCAAGACAAGAAACTCCCGCCACTGCTCTCTGAAATTTGGGATGTCCATGAGTGA